The genomic window GCGCATCCACGCAGGCTTCGCCCCGGATCCGGGTGCGAACGATCTGCATGACTTCAGCAAACAAACTCTGGCGCTGATCGCCCACGATGCGCGCAAGCCGCAGATGCTGGCCTTCGCCGCCGAACACTTCGACGTGTTGTCGCAATTCCAGCAACGCATAGGCACCGGCACCACTGGTCAGCGATTGAACGAAATGGCCTGGAGCCAAGGCTGGCCACGCGACCAGGAGTGGATCCATCGCTTCCAGAGCGGTCCACTCGGCGGCGACGCACAGATCGCGGACCGCGTGCTCGAGCATCGCTGCCAACGCGCCATCTTCTTTGAAGACCCGCATGTAGCCCGCCAGCATGAAGCGGACATCCAGCTGTTGGAGCGTGCAGTGACCACGGTCACTGATGAAGCCGTGTGTATCACAGCGCCGAACATCGCAGCCCGGTGGGCAACTGCGGCACATATGCGCCAGAAAGCCTGACTGTAGTGCCGAGCCATGCTCGGCAGGGGTTTTTCACGTAGCGCCGGCAATACCCCAAGGCTCTGGCTCTGGCTCTGGCTGTTGCTGTGGCTGTGGCTGTGGCTGTTGCTCTGGCTGTTGCTCTGGCTCTGGCTGTGGCTTAAGCCCTTCTCCCGCCTGCGGGAGAAGGGTTGGGATGAGGGGGAGCTTTTGGCTTTGGGCTTTTGGCTTCGCTCAAGCCTTTCCGCTTCGTTGTTTCTACGAGCTTCGCGGCTGACGCCGCTCCTACAAATGCGGCCGCTTGCCGGCCTCCAGATGCCTACGTATTCCACCCAAAGAAAAACCCCGCTGCTTCTGGCAGCGGGGTTTTGGGTTTAAATCCTGACGATGACCTACTCTCGCACAGCTTAGGCTGCACTACCATCGGCGCGGCTACGTTTCACTTCCGAGTTCGGGATGGGATCGGGTGGTTCCATAGCGCTAATTTCATCAGGAAGGCGGTGTGAGCAGCGCGTTGCGCCAGCTCCAATGCGTTTCCTTGCGGAAGCTAACCCAAGCAGTAAAACACCTGGCTTACATAAAAAGACAAAACCCCGCTGCGTGAGCAGCGGGGTTTTTAGATAAAACCCTGACGATGACCTACTCTCGCACAGCTTAGGCTGCACTACCATCGGCGCGGCTACGTTTCACTTCCGAGTTCGGGATGGGATCGGGTGGTTCCATAGCGCTAATTTCATCAGGGAGACAGTTGGAGCGTCGCTCGTGTTTTCTTTCTGGGCGGTGTGCAGGTAACTGCATTCCATCCAGGAAAGGGCCTACGGCGCCTGTCTCGCGTTTGGTCTTGTGACGTAGCGTGCACTTGGAGTCTATCGACATGTCATGTCGGCCAAGGCAACTTGAGGTTATATGGTCAAGCCACACGGATCATTAGTATCAGTTAGCTCAATACATTGCTGTACTTACACACCTGACCTATCAACCACATAGTCTATATGGTTCCTTTAGGGGGCTTGTGCCCCGGG from Stenotrophomonas nitritireducens includes these protein-coding regions:
- a CDS encoding methylglyoxal synthase — its product is MRIGLAANRLHHESADAALFRWLRASETGIRELGVGLHAVGRTYDAIASTYPLQDYPALQRYPNGREGGLMKLVAEVVGMGTPERTLDGAIYFIDPVDPSSVFPEAIALKRQCVIHGKPFISTVATARDWIEMERIHAGFAPDPGANDLHDFSKQTLALIAHDARKPQMLAFAAEHFDVLSQFQQRIGTGTTGQRLNEMAWSQGWPRDQEWIHRFQSGPLGGDAQIADRVLEHRCQRAIFFEDPHVARQHEADIQLLERAVTTVTDEAVCITAPNIAARWATAAHMRQKA